The sequence GCCTGTGTCCCGAGCGCCGCAACGGTCTGTATCTCACTCCCGTCGGCGTCTGTCGCCTCCATCCCGCAGGCCATCCGTACTTCGCCGTCGACGAATATCTTCGATGCACCGCAGGTTCCGCCGTCGCAGCCACATTTTACGTCGATGTAGCCGTGCTGTCTCAAAACCGTCGCCAGGTCATCTCCTGACCCGGCTTCGACTATCGTCCGCTCGCCGTTGATTGTGAGTTCAATATCCACAGAGTACCCTCCAGTTTTCGGCATGCATACGAACACACGCCTGTTAGTGAACAGGTGTGCGACACCATCTCATATATGTATGGTTCACAGGTGTTGATCGCCTGTTGCCAGACGAAGTTACGGGCATGGGCCACCACAAGACAACTGGATGACACAGGTGCGACAGACGAGGTTGTTACTGTGTGACGTGTGCCATATGTGTGGTGTTCACTCGCTGAAAACTGAACAGTTCACTCGGCGGCCTTCGCCTGCACCGCGTTCAGCAGTACCTCAGTCCCGGTGACGATGTCATCCCATTCGGTGAATTCGCTCTCGCGATGGCTGATCCCGTCGACGCTCGGGACGAAAATCATGCTCGTCGGGGCTATCTTGTTGAGGTAGTTCGCATCGTGGCCCGCGCCGCTGACCAGTCGCGTGTACTCACAGCGGACCGTCTCGGCGGCCTCGACGACTGTGTCAATGCAGCCCTGATCGAACGGGTCCGCGTCGACCCGCATTATCTCCTCTATCTCGTATTCAAGGCCTTCGCGCTCGGCCGCGTGGGCAACCTCTTCCCTGATCTGTTCGACGGCCGCGTCGACCACGGCGTCGTCGTACGAGCGGAAATCGAGCGTGAATTCCACCGTCTCGGGGATGACGTTGATGGCGTTTGGCCACACGTCGACACTGCCGACCGTGCCGACGAGATCCGTTCCTTCGGTCGTTGTGATCCGCCGGACAGCGCGGGTTACGTCCGCCGTCGCTACGAACGCATCGTGGCGCATATCCATCGGCGTCGGTCCGGCATGGTTGGCCTGACCCTCGAAGGTAACGTTCAGCCAGGAAAAGCCGAACACGCCTTCGACGGCAGCGACGGGGATGTCCTGCTGTTCGAGAAACGGCCCCTGCTCGACGTGCATCTCGAAGTAGCAGTGGATATCGTCCGCTTCACAGGGCGTTTCGCCTTTGTAGCCGATGCGTTCGAGTTCGGCGCCGAATCGCCTGCCCTCCTTGTCCTCGCGCTCGTATGCGTAGTCGAGGTCGAAGATATCACAGTAGACACCGCTGCCGAGCATATCCGGCTGAAAACGGACGCCCTCCTCGTTGCTCCAGGCGACGACCTCCAGCGGCCGTTCGGTCGTCACGCTGGCGTCGTTGAACGCCTCGATGACTTCCAGTCCACCGAGGACGCCGATAACGCCGTCGTACCGCCCGCCGCTGTACTGGCTGTCGATGTGTGAGCCGAACAGGACCGGCGCGGCGTCGTTGTCAGCTCCGTCTCGCCGACCGAAGATGTTGCCCATCGTATCGATACGGACCTCCAGCCCGGCCTCGCGGAACCACTCAACCAGTGTGTCCCGGGCTGCCTTGTTCTCGTCGGACAGGCTCGGCCTATTCACGCCGCCCCGTTCTGTCGCGCCGATCTTGTTGAACGTATCGAAGCGCCGTCTGAACCGCTCGCTATCGAGACTGACGGATGGCATTGGGTAGCTGTTCCGCGGTGTCGTCTTGAAGATTGTGTCGGGGTGGCACCACACAGATCGACAGACACGGTGTGGCACGCGCTCGCCCCCTGTCACACACGGTTGAGACCACCGAAAGAGCCAAACGACCGTTCCGCGAGTCAGCAGACATGACCGAGCTGAGTGCCGCGTCTATCGCGTTCAGAGACGCGCGGGTGCTGGACGGGAGCGGTCGCTCTCCGTTCACTGCGAGCGTGCGTGTCGCCGACGGTCGAATCGATGCCATCAGCGAGGCCCCGCTAGACGCCGACCGCGTTATCGATCTCGACGGGTCGTATCTCGCGCCGGGGTTCATCGATATGCACGCGCATTCGGAGCTTCGACTGTTCGAGAACCCCGGTGCCAGGGAGAAACTGACGCAGGGGATCACGACGGAGGTCCTCGGTCAGGACGGGGTCAGCGTCGCTCCGGTACCGCCGAACCTCACCGACGAGTGGGCGGAACGGGTCAAATCACTTGACGGCACGCTCGGCGAAACGTGGCCTTGGCACACCGTTTCCGGCTATCTTGAGGCGCTTGAATCCGCTGAACCCGCTGTCAACTGTGCGTACTACGCCCCACACGGCAACATCAGGTCGATGCTGGCCGGATTCGAGGACCGCCCACTCAGCGGTGAACACGTCGTCGCTGCCGGGCCAGTCACCGGTCAACGGCTGGACAGACCAACGTCCGACCACGACATAGCGCCCGGTGAACTCGACGCGATCCGACAGGAACTCGAAGTAGCGCTGGAAGAAGGCGCGTTCGGTATGTCAAAGGGAATGATATATCCGCCGAGTTCGTACGCTCGCGACGACGAACTGGTGGCGCTTGCGGACACCCTCGCCAAGCGCGACTCGTTCATGATCTCTCACGTCTGGAACGAGACGGACCGCGTGGTCGAGTCCATAGACCGGTATCTCGATATATGCCGACGCGGCGGCTGTCACGCCCACGTTTCACATCTCAAGGTCGGCGGCCAACAGAACTGGGGGGACTCCGAGGCTGTGCTCGACCTGTTCGACGACGCTGTCGACCGGGGCCAGCGGGTCACCTTCGATCAGTATCCCTATACAG is a genomic window of Haloarcula sp. H-GB4 containing:
- a CDS encoding Zn-dependent hydrolase → MPSVSLDSERFRRRFDTFNKIGATERGGVNRPSLSDENKAARDTLVEWFREAGLEVRIDTMGNIFGRRDGADNDAAPVLFGSHIDSQYSGGRYDGVIGVLGGLEVIEAFNDASVTTERPLEVVAWSNEEGVRFQPDMLGSGVYCDIFDLDYAYEREDKEGRRFGAELERIGYKGETPCEADDIHCYFEMHVEQGPFLEQQDIPVAAVEGVFGFSWLNVTFEGQANHAGPTPMDMRHDAFVATADVTRAVRRITTTEGTDLVGTVGSVDVWPNAINVIPETVEFTLDFRSYDDAVVDAAVEQIREEVAHAAEREGLEYEIEEIMRVDADPFDQGCIDTVVEAAETVRCEYTRLVSGAGHDANYLNKIAPTSMIFVPSVDGISHRESEFTEWDDIVTGTEVLLNAVQAKAAE
- a CDS encoding amidohydrolase family protein; amino-acid sequence: MTELSAASIAFRDARVLDGSGRSPFTASVRVADGRIDAISEAPLDADRVIDLDGSYLAPGFIDMHAHSELRLFENPGAREKLTQGITTEVLGQDGVSVAPVPPNLTDEWAERVKSLDGTLGETWPWHTVSGYLEALESAEPAVNCAYYAPHGNIRSMLAGFEDRPLSGEHVVAAGPVTGQRLDRPTSDHDIAPGELDAIRQELEVALEEGAFGMSKGMIYPPSSYARDDELVALADTLAKRDSFMISHVWNETDRVVESIDRYLDICRRGGCHAHVSHLKVGGQQNWGDSEAVLDLFDDAVDRGQRVTFDQYPYTAGSTMLTALLPPWARQGDSEDIRHRLNSAAVRDRIAADISQPGDWENLAYAAGSWDNILITRTGSSRYQGDTIADMAAEMDREPVDAMCELLVAENLDVTMADFVMAEEDIERFLADDRGTFCTDGIFGGKPHPRAIGAFSRILERYVRERNVLSPELLAYKAAGNPADILGLRDRGYIREGYIADLVAFDLDSVSANATYENPFQFSDGMEYVLVGGEIAVRVGELTGERNGDVLRSYEEWGGATRPDLDRTADD